CACTTCAATGGGGGACCACAAGGTCCTTAGAACAACATTTTTGCTCAGAGGGAGAGCTTCAGAAGTTACAGCCGTTGTGTTAATGATGGGTCACTAGTGATTCCATGAGCTGTTTGTTCAGATTTTTGGCTTTGGTTATGCATACAGGCACAAATCAACTCTGCATCCTTTGCCGTCCTGATGAGGCTTCAGCCTCTGAGGACCAACCCTGGGCCACAACTGTCTACACAGACGAGATACAGTCTCCCTCTGATTTAGGCCTAACGGCATGGTTGCCTCAACTCACAGTGTCTGAGTGTAGAAATCCATCTCCCTACTTTCCACCCTTCTCTCATCCCTTCTTATCTCCCTCTATCATTACTCACTGTTCTCTCACTGATGCTTATCCAATAAGACAGAACGATATTTGGACAGGTATTCTTTTTTATATGCATTATCTTTAAGGGGTCTACTGGACGGGTGCACCATGTCATTTCATTGCAGTTTCATAAGGAATGAACTGGCATCATACCCTGGTTCACTGTCGACCGCCATACTGTAGTCCGCACTGTACTGTATGCGTAATCCTTAACAATAAAAAACTGTTTAGCACCAATTTTCCTTTACTTTTAAACTTTCTTTTTTTCCCTGTTTCAGACAACTGTGGAGGCCACATCTGGAAGACAGATGTAATCCCTGAgcatgttctctctctttctctcgcgcACACAtattcactctctcctctttcttgctctctccctactctctttctcattcctttcctccctctcttctcggGAAACATGAGAGCTGGActaattctctccctccctcccccggcGGACCACCCACATTCGGAAACGCCTAGCTGTTCCACAGGCAGGGTCTCTGTCagcttagagagagagggagagaaacttaaagagagagatgtaaagaTGGGTTTGACTGATGGTTTTAACAGAGTATCAATTACATCAATGTCAAACCCGTAACCTACCGTTTTGCATAAAGAAAAAAGAGGAAGCTTTGAGAGCAATGCTTCAGTGCTTTCCAAAGTCAGAGGCACTTTCACTTAGGACTCCACACTCCTCACCACTATTATTAACGCCCTCTATACGCTCCAGCAATTGTCCTCAGCTAACACACACTGCTGCAGATGGTCCGTCTATAGCGGAGGTCTCCGCTACCTATCATGCATCATGTGAAAGTCTTATTTTCGAAATGTAGCCTATACTCAACTCCTAAATAAAGTGCTTGAAAATTTTGGCCAATAAATGACTAAATCcagtctgagggaaatatgtaatTGTATGCTTTAAAAGTATCAACTGTGTAACATATACAGGACACAACAAACTGCCTTAGAAATGGTATTATATTTCCTTCAGTTAGCAGTATGGTATCTGTTTTCAGTTGAGCTCAAATATTTAATGTTCAACTTCAATGTTTTGGTCAATGTCTCCACCAAGTGGATCGTGTATGTAACTTCCCCTTTATTTGAAGTTTTTCGTAAACCCTACTATACCTTCTATAATAATTGGTTTTGAAAATATGACCAGCCAAACAACAAATATTATAACAAGTATTGTGAGGACTGTAAGTTGGTCAAATACAAGCCAATTGCACAATGCTCAATAAAATATAAGTGCAGTGAAATAACAAAGGGAAACTAAAATTGTTCTACTTCATATTTACCAtttccagcaccaccccaacatcaacatatgtgaaaatggtgcgttgttttgtagtaaaaaagaaAGAGGAAGATGATTATGACTAATTGTGAGTAGGCATTAAATACAAaatggttgatgatgtcattggaaacatctTTCTCAatatttttttactacaaaacagaaATACGCAATTTACACATATGTTGATATTGGGTTGGTGCtgaagatgatgaatatgaagttgaaaaattgtgaaatgtccctttaatgtTAATAACTGGAGATATGTATCCATTgccattatttgtttttttctgtctTCGGGGTCTTCCTTCTCCCCACTTCAGTGGCTACTGAGCCCACAGTGGCCCCCAGCATCCGCCCAACGGGCCCACCTACGAACAGGCCAACGAAAGCCCCCAGCAGAGACTCCATCCTCAGCATCTTGGGCAGCCTCCTCAGCCACCCTGTCAATCCCTGCCACAAGGATGAGAGaaatggtggagaggaggaggcaggagaaagagaggtaaTACCCTCTGTGTCTATGTTCAGGTTGTGCacactcctctctgcctcctccctaACTCTTGCCATCTCTTCATCATCTAGCTCTTGCTCTGGAGGTAAGGCTGAGGAGGGCACCTCTTCATCtagctcctctccccctcttctctgccACACTATCTCTGCCTGCTTCTCTCTCACCCTGGCCTCAGCCTCCTGGTAGAGGGGGCAGCTGTAGAACTCCACCCCACTCTCTTTTACAGTCTGTTCAACCTTCTCCAGCAGCTCTTCCACACTcttcctctcatccttctctcctctactcctcctctccagagAGTGATAGCGGTCTCCACACATCACCACCAGCTCCAGTAGGTCTTTGCGTCTGGTGGTGATGTACTCGTCCAGCTGTTGTCCCAGAACCATCTGGTCTGTGTGGGTGAAGAGGACCAGGGTGTGTCCACAGACTGCAGTGGGGCCAAAAACCTTCTCTAGGGCCTCCAGGGCCCGCAGCTCCATGTCAGCCGGCCGGTCCACAGGGACACACAGCAGGAAGGCATGAGGCCCCGGGGCCGACAGGGCCACGCAAGAGGAGACATGGTGCCTCACCTCTTCCGGGGGGCGCTCTGAGCAGAACCAGTCTTGGGCAACTACTACTGATACCTGCAGGCAAAAACAGTGTGTAATGTTAGAACCTCTGGTTGACATTTAAGTCATTTAATCAGTGTGTAGGCTACTGTCCTTTTAAAGAATCAACAAAGTATCTTACCCATCTCCCTGCAATGGTTCCTCTGTGCTTCTCACATTCCTGAGTGACAGCTGGCTCACTGGCAGTCTGGGTAAGGAAAGCCTGGCGGCCCAGTATGGCGTTTCCAGCTGCACTCTGTCCTGCTCTTGTCCCGCCGAGCAGAACCAGCCTCAGCTCTGCATTGGGACAAGACGAGGAGATGGAGTGTTCTTAGAAAGGGAGGATTTAGTAGGCCGCACACATCACAAGTTCTGTCATCTGATCTCTGCTTTTAGTTTCCGTTTACATTAGTACTGTTCAATAAGCAACGACTTTTGTATCTCTGAAAGTTCTGCCAAAATATGTATTGTAACAATGGAGACATTGTACATATTTTTCCTGtgagacaaaaaaatatatgaatagaACGAACTCGAATCACGAAACATCTCATAGGCTATACCAGGGTTTCCCACACTCGGTCCGTGTTGtttttttttgccctagcactacacagctgattcaaataacaaaCTCATCATcgagctttgattatttgaatcatctgtatagtgttagggcaaaaaaacaaaacgtgccacatgaccgagtttgggaaaccctgggctATAAAATGTAGCACAAGATGTAAACACGTTTTATCTACTGTCCAAAGAGACAGCTCAAACGAAATGCGGAGAAAGCCTCCCCCACGTTCTAAAAACTGACAGGCCGAAAAGTGCGTTTGTGGCGAGTTAACAGCGCACAAGCGAGTATGAAATAGTCTTAAACAAACGCGAAGTCAAAGCCTACACTTCCTGGAACCTGCGTGAATAATTGGTAGGCTACATGTACCTGATTGTGGGGGACCTGATGCCATCTCTTGATTGTGAGATATTGCCAGATATTATTGCCGTATTTAGTATGAACGCTAGTCAACTTCCTCGTGCCTACGTCCTGACTCATTAGAAGAAGGATCAGTCTGTACCGTGTGCTTCTGCAGTCTTCAGGGCGTAGCCGTACAGTCAATGCTCTTCAAGAAAAGCCGGTTTTAGATGCAGTGACAAAAAAAGTAAAGTAGGCTGACTTCTTAAAATGCGAATTATGCATCAACATTCGAATCAATATGTTCATGGCATACTTGCTCAAGCTTCCAAAAAATCTAATCTCACGTGAGCACATTCTCTGTGTAGACTGATAATCTGCCAGAATTGAAAGGGATGTGCATTATATTATGTCAGGGGCATTCAACCGGAGGCCCgcgaatataaatatttgtatttcAATGTTTTTATGACTACTGCTAGCAACAACAGAATAAACTACTTTTGAATGACATACAATGACGTCAGTTTATTTCTCAGTTTATTCATCACAATGACATGGTCGCAGATgtaattgcagggtacagtgaaattcttaaacttcaagctccaacagtgcaggtcaAAATTATACAAAATGACACTCACTGGAGTGTCTGACATAGGCTTTGAAAAAGCACTTGCAAATAGGCCACCAGTGCAGAAGTGCCACTGGCTTTCTGGTAAGCTTTTTTTTATTTGGACAAATGTTTGACAACACAtgg
This genomic stretch from Oncorhynchus clarkii lewisi isolate Uvic-CL-2024 chromosome 13, UVic_Ocla_1.0, whole genome shotgun sequence harbors:
- the LOC139364911 gene encoding GTPase IMAP family member 6-like, which codes for MASGPPQSELRLVLLGGTRAGQSAAGNAILGRQAFLTQTASEPAVTQECEKHRGTIAGRWVSVVVAQDWFCSERPPEEVRHHVSSCVALSAPGPHAFLLCVPVDRPADMELRALEALEKVFGPTAVCGHTLVLFTHTDQMVLGQQLDEYITTRRKDLLELVVMCGDRYHSLERRSRGEKDERKSVEELLEKVEQTVKESGVEFYSCPLYQEAEARVREKQAEIVWQRRGGEELDEEVPSSALPPEQELDDEEMARVREEAERSVHNLNIDTEGITSLSPASSSPPFLSSLWQGLTGWLRRLPKMLRMESLLGAFVGLFVGGPVGRMLGATVGSVATEVGRRKTPKTEKNK